The genome window GCTGGTCTCCACCGAAAAGGGCGTCGGTCCCAAGTACCCCTTCTCCAAGGAAAAGCTGACCCAGCTTCTGGCCTTCTACGTGGTCGAGGGCTGGCATGAAGCCTGCGAGCTGTGCCACGCACTGCTGGAAAACGGCGGCGTGGGCCACTCCCTGTCCATCCACTCCCACAATGAAGACGTCATCCGCGAGTTCGGCATGAAGAAGCCGGTCTCCAGGATGCTGGTGAACACCCCGTCCACCCACGGCGCGGTGGGCCTCTCCACTTCGCTGTTTCCGTCCCTCACCCTGGGCTGCGGCGCAGTGGGCGGCAGCGCCACTTCCGACAACGTCACTCCGCTGAACCTCATGAACGTGCGTCGTATCGCCTACGATCTGGGCACCACGACCTGCCAGAAGGCTCCGGAAAAGACGGAAGGAACCAATCTCGACGTGCAGGCCATCACCGCCATGATCGTCGAGCAACTGAAACAGATGGCTTAATCCCGGCGAGGGATGTTGGTGGCTTAACTAGCCGAATATAAAACATTTAAAGGAGAATAACATGTCCCTGAACGCACTCGGAATGATCGAGACCAAAGGCCTGGTCGGCGCTGTCGAAGCAGCTGACGCAATGGTGAAGGCAGCTAACGTGACCCTGGTGGGCAAGTCCCAGGTGGGCGGCGGTCTGGTGACCGTCATGGTTCGCGGCGATGTGGGCGCAGTCAAGGCTGCCGTCGACGCCGGCGCTGCAGCCGCCAAGAACGTGGGCGAACTGATCAGTGTTCACGTGATTCCCCGCCCGCACGGCGAAGTGGAAACCATCCTGCCTTCCGCACAGGGTTAATAGGAAAAGCACTCCCGGGACACTGAGGATGCTGGGCATCCGGGCACGGCGTCCTGGGCCGAGGAGCGGAGGGGGAAACTCCTCCTCCGCTCCGATCCCGAACCGGAATTGAAATAACAACCTGCAAGCGAAGCAAGCATGAACGATAAAGCCATCAACGATATTTTGGGTGGGGTCATCCAGACGGTCCTGGACCAGCTGAAGGACACGACCCCGGCGGCAGCACCGGCCTGTGCCGGCTCCGACGACACCATCCCGGTGGAGCTGTCCGCGCGCCACGTGCATCTGAGCGAAGCCGACGCCATGGAACTCTTCGGCCATCCGTTGACCCCGGTTCGCGACCTTTCCCAGCCGGGCCAGTTCCTGGCCGAGGAGCGCGTTCGCCTCATCGGTCCCAAGGGAGTCATGGACAACGTGGCCGTGCTCGGTCCGTCCCGCAGCAGCTCCCAGGTTGAGATTTCCAAGACCGACGCCCGCATCCTGGGCGTGAACGCCCCGGTGCGCCAGTCCGGCGACGTCGAAGGCACCCCGGGCATTGTCCTGGCCTCCCAGACCGGCATCGTGGGCATGGAAGAGGGCGTCATCGTGGCCGCCCGCCACATCCACATGTCCCCGGAAGACGCCAGGCGCCTCTGTGTTTCCGACAAGGAAAAGGTCTGCGTGCGCCTGGATTCCGAGCGCCCCGTGATTCTGGAGGACGTGCTGGTTCGCGTGAACCCCGAGTTCAAGCTGGCCATGCACATCGACCCGGACGAAGGCAACGGCTCCGGCTGGACCTCCAAGGTCACCGGCCGCATCGTGCCCAAGCACTAGACGGAGAGAACAATGGACTTTGCAGCCGTGGACCGACAGATCAGCGCCCTCGAGGCCTGCCTGGAAAACACCGTTCCCGTGAAAGCCGATGAAAAGCTTCACGTGGGCGTGGATCTCGGCACCGCCTACATCGTGGTGGTGGTCCTCAACAGCGCCAAGGAACCCGTGGCCTGCGCCATGGAGTTTGCCCAGGTCATCAAGGACGGCCTGGTGGTGGACTATATCGGCGCCACCCGCATTGTCCGCAAGCTCGTGGATCAGCTCGGCGACCGTCTCGGCCGCGAGCTGACCCACGCGGCCATTGCCGTGCCTCCGGGCACCGGCGACAAGGACTGCAAGACCCACAAGTACGTGGTGGAGGGCGCGGGCCTGGAAGTGACCGGCACCTTGGACGAACCCACCGCGGCCAACGCGGTGCTCGGCCTGGAGAACGGCGTCATCGTGGATATCGGCGGCGGCACCACCGGCCTTTCCGTGCTGGAGAACGGCGAAGTCACCTACGTGGCCGACGAGGCCACGGGCGGCACCCACGTCTCCCTGGTGCTGGCGGGCAACTACGACATCGATTTCAAGGAAGCCGAGGCGCTCAAGAAGCAGCCCGAGCGCCAGGCCGAAGTGCTCAACGTGGTCCGCCCGGTGGTTCAGAAGATGGCCTCCATCGTCAAGCGGCACATCGAGGGGCGCAACGTCTCCGCCATCCACGTGGTGGGCGGGACCTGCTGCCTCAAGGACATGGAAAAAGTCATGGAAAAGGAACTGGGCATCCCGGTGCACAAGCCGGCCAACCCCTTCCTTGTCACCCCGTTGGGCATTGCCCTGAACTGCGCCTAGGAGAACCGAACATGGACATGAACGAACTGGCCCGCACCATAGCCGAGGAAGTCCTGAGACAGCTCAGGCGCGACCGGGCCGAGCAGCACGCCGGGGAATGCGCCCTGGTGCTGGCCGAGCGCGACTGCCTCCTGGCCGACAAGGTTCATGCCTGCCTGGGTGATGAATACGAACTTTTCTTTTTCGGCGAAGACATGCACGACCGGACGCCCTGCCGATACATTCTGCCCACACTCTCTTGTGCCGCGCTGGCTGAACTCGCCACCGGCGGTGCGTCCGGATCTTTTTCCTTCGCTGTCCTGAAACTGCTGCTGCAGGGCCGGGAAGTGGAGGTGCTCGAGTTTGAATACAAAGCCTACGCCGAGACGGCGCCGGGCCCGCTTTACAGCATGTACGAGTCCCATGCTGCAACGGTTGCGGGCTTCGGGCTCAAGGCTTTCCGGCCCAAGCAGCCGGATACGGTCAGGTTCCGGGACACCCTGGTGACCGAGGCCGTGGTTCGGGAGGCGGCGGGAGCGTCCGTGCTCATGGTGCCCGCCAAGGCCCTGGTCACGCCCCAGGCATACGAGGTGTCCAAGGACCTGAATCTCACCATTCAGAAATGTTTATGAGGATGTTGGCGTATGATGATCGGTAAAGTGATCGGCAATGTCTGGGCCACGCGCAAGGAAGATTCCCTGTGCGGGCTGAAGCTCATGGTGGTGCAGCGGCTGGACGCAGCCAACGGCGGCGCCAAGGAGAGCTTCGTGGCAGTGGATTGCGTGAGCGCGGGTATCGGCGAGGAAGTGCTCGTGGCCACGGGCAGCTCCGCCCGCAAGGCGCTCAGGAATCAGGAAGCCCCGGTTGATGCGGCCATCGTCGGCATCATCGACGGCTGCGAAGAAGGCTAGGGCGCAAGGAGTTTCTCGTGGATACCCTGGGTGTTGTCGAATGCAGGAGCATCGCCGCCGGCGTGGAAGTGGCGGACGGCATGATGAAGGTGGCCGACGTGGAGCTGGTCCGGGCCGCCACCATCTGCTCGGGCCGGTACATGATCTACGTTTCGGGCGACCGCGCGGCCGTGGCCACCTCGGTGCGCCATGCCGAGGAATCGGGCCGAGGCCTCAAGGGCAGCTTCGTCATCTCCAATGTCTCGCCCCAGGTCATGGCCGTGCTGCGCAAGGAAAGCGTTCTCCCGGAACCCGGGGCGCTGGGCGTCATCGAATGCCGCTGCGTTTCCGCGGGGATCTCGGCGGCGGACGCTGCCGTGAAGCGCTCGGCCATCACCCTGGCCCGTCTCGTGACCGGGCAGGGCATCAACGGCAAATCGTATTTCGTCATCAGCGGCGACGTGGCCTCGGTGCGTGAAGCGACCGAGGTGGCAAAGGCCGCTTTGGACAAGGATCTTATTGAGGCGGTTGTAATCCCCAGACCGGACGCCTCGGTCGTAAAAGCTCTCGTAAGGGGGGTGAGGTAAGCAATGAAAAAGAAACTCGTGGAAGTGGGCAATCTGGACCCCTACATCTGCCTGGACAGCAAGAAGTTCTACATGGACGACAACATGATCCTGACGCCTGGCGCCAGGGACGAGCTGAGCCGCAGGGGCATCGCCATCGTCTGCGGAGCCAAGCCGGAAGCGGCCTATGCCTCCAAGGAAGAACACGCGCACGACGCGGCCTGCACCCCCGCGGAACACGGCTGCAACGGCGTGGAAGACCTGCTTGTCGCCGTGGCCGCCATGGTCAAGACCGAGTTCGGCGTCGAAGACCCCGAAGTGCTCAAGGCCATCAGCTGCGAAGCCGTGAAAACCATCAAGGAAAATATTTAGGCACAAGAGAACCTAATAAAAGGAGAATGTCATGATGAATGCATTGGGTATGATCGAAACCCGTGGACTGGTGGGCGCAGTCGAGGCTGCCGACGCCATGGTCAAGGCCGCCAACGTTGAACTGGTTGGCCGCGAACAGGTGGGCGGCGGTCTGGTGACCGTCATGGTCCGTGGCGACGTGGGCGCAGTCAAGGCCGCTGTCGACGCCGGCGCAGCCGCTGCCAAGAACGTGGGCGAGCTGATCAGCGTGCACGTGATCCCCCGTCCGCACAACGAAGTGGAAATGATTCTTCCCAAATAAGGGAAACAGCGTGACGCGGCCATATGCTCCCTTTGGTCCGCGTCTTCAAGCGCATTGGTCCTGAAAGGGGACTGGGCCGGAGAGCCCACCCCGCACCCCGGGTTCTCCGGTCCACCTTTCAGCGCCAGGCAGGGAGCCAAATTTCCGCCGGTGAAACAACGTCTGGCAAAGTGATCGAAGACAACACGTTTTAATATAGATTGGAGAATCCGGTGACACAGTTCTACGGAAAAACAAAAATCTGCTACGGCGAAGATTCCCTGGAAACCCTGGAGCACATCCCGGCAAAGCAGGCCTTCATCGTGACCGACCCGTTCATGGTCAAGGTCGGTTTCGCGGACCGCGTCAAGAGCCATCTGGACCGCGCGGGCATCCCCCACCGCACCTTCGACGGCGTCGAGCCCGACCCGTCCCTGGAGACCGTGACCACGGGCACCAAGCTGTTCCTGCAGGACCAGGCCGACCTGATCATCGCCCTGGGCGGCGGTTCGCCCATCGACGCCGCAAAGGCCATTTCCTTCTTTGCGCACAAGGCCTGCGAGGACAAGCCCAAGCCCACCCTGGTGGCCATCCCGACCACCAGCGGCACCGGCTCCGAAGTGACCGCCATCTCCGTGGTCACGGACAAGGTCAACGAGGTCAAGATTCCGCTCAACGACGAGCTGCTGATTCCGGACATGGCCATCCTGGACCCGCGCTTTACCCGTTCGCTGCCGCCCCACGTGACGGCCGCCACGGGCATGGACGTGCTCACCCACGCCATCGAGGCTTACACCTCGCGCCAGTCCAACGCCTTCACCTCCATCTACGCCAAGTACGCCATCCGCTACGTGTTCCAGTACCTGTACCGCGCATACAGGAACGGCGACGACATGGAAGCCAGGAAGCGCATGCTGCTCGGCTCCTGCATGGCGGGCATGGCCTTCAACAACAGCGGCCTGGGCATCACCCACAGCGTGGCCCACAGCCTGGGCGGCATCTTCCACGTGCCCCACGGCCTGGCCAATGCCGTGGTCCTGCCGCACGCCATCCGGTTCAACAGCTTTGACGCCGGCATCCGCTATCAGGAGATCGCCCAGATGCTGCACATGCCTGCGGAAACCGTGGAAGAGGGCACCGAGAGCCTGATCTCGGCCGTGTGCGAACTGAACGATTCCATGGGCATCCCCACCCAGATCCGGGGACTGAAGATCGAGGAAACAACCTTCCGCGAGCACATGGACGTCATGGCCAAGAATGTTTTGGAAGACATCTGCACCGAAGGCAACCCGAGACGGCCGTCCCGCGGCGACGTCAAGTTGCTTCTGGAGCAGGCCTGGTAAGAACCCCGACTTGTTCTTTTTCTGAAGGGGAAAACAATGCAAGAGCAGATTGTAGCGAAGATAAGGGAAGCCGGCGTCGTGGGCGCCGGCGGCGCAGGGCTGCCCACCCATGTGAAGGCGGGCGCCACCGTGGAGACGGTGCTGGTCAACGGCGCCTCCTGCGAGCCCCTGCTCATGAGCGACCCGTATCTCCTGGAAGCGGAGATCGACATGGTTGTTCGCGGGCTGGAATACATCATGGACTGTGTGGGCGCCAAGCGCGGCGTCATCTGCCTCAAGGGCAAGCACGGGAAGGCCATGGAAGTGGTGCGCGAGCGAGTGTCCAGGGACGGCTCCGGCCGTCTGGAGGCCTTTGAGCTCGGCGACTTCTACCCGGCGGGCGACGAGCAGGTGCTCGTGCGCGAGGTGCTGGGCAAGACCATTCCCGAGCGCGGCCTGCCCCTGCAGGTTGGCGCGGTGGTCAGCAACGTGGAGTCGCTCCTGAACGTGGCCCTGGCCATGGACGGCAAGCCCGTGACCCATCGCTACGTCACCGTCACCGGCGAGGTGAAGACCCCCATGGTGGTCAAGGTGCCCGTGGGCACCCTGGTCCGGGACGTGCTCGCCTTCGCGGGCGGTCCCACCATTGCCGACTACAAGGTCGTGGACGGCGGTCCCATGATGGGCCGCGTGCTGCCGGATACCGAGCAGTCCGTGACCAAGACCACCTCCGGCCTGATCGTGCTGCCGCCCGAACACAACGTGGTGGCCCCCAAGATCATGGACCCCGAGCGCATCCGCCGCATCACCAACACCATCTGCTGTCAGTGTTCGCGGTGTACGGACCTGTGCCCGCGCAACCTGCTGGGCCATTCCCTGCACCCCCACAAGCTCATGCGCGTGCTCGAGTCCCAGATCATGGAGACCGAGGTGGCCAAGGAGGCCCTGCTCTGTTCCGAATGCGGCCTGTGCGAGAAGTTCGCCTGTCCCATGGGCGTGTCTCCCCGCGAGGTCAACGCCCAGATCAAGAAGGTGCTCATGGCTAACCGCGTCGCCTGGGAAGCCGGGGACAAGGAATACCGGGCCAACCCGTTCCGGGAAAGCCGCGCCGTGCCCACCAAGCGCCTCATCCAGCGCCTGGACCTGGTCAGGTACGACGGCCATCCGGCCTTTGCGGGCGAAATGAGCTCCTCCCTGGTGCGCATCCCGCTGCACCAGCACATCGGCGCTCCGTCCCAATGTGTCGTTTCCGTGGGCGACCACGTGAGCAAGGGCGACCTGCTCGGCGAAGTGCCCGAGGGCGCCATGGCCGCCCGGGTCCACTCCAGCATCGACGGCGTGGTCGAGTCCATTGCCGACGGCAAAGTAACCATCAAGGCTTAAGGGGAGATATACCATGAAATTGCGCACTATCGGTTGCGTCGAACTCAACAGCGTTGCCCAGGGCATGCACGTGGCCGACGAAATGATCAAGGCCGCCGAAGTGAAACTGGTCATGGCCCGTCCCATCTGTCCCGGCCGGTACATCGTCATCATCACCGGCGATGTGGGTGCCGTGAAGTCCTCCGTGGAAACCGGCTGCTACATCGGCGGCGACATGGTCGTGGACTGGTTCGTTATCCCCAGCGTGCACCCGGACGTGGTCCCGGCCCTCACCGGCACCACGGTTGCCCCGCGCATCGACGCTCTCGGCGTCATCGAGACCTGCACCACCGCCTCCTGTATCCTGGCGGCCGACGCCGCCGCCAAGTCCGGTTCGGTCTACCTGCTGGAGATCCGCACCGCGTCCGGCCTGGCCGGCAAGTCCTTCGTGACCATGACCGGCGACGTGGCCTCGGTGAATTCCTCCGTGGAAGCGGGCGTCAAGGGCGTGGGCGAGGCCGGTCCTGTCCACAGCCACGTGGTCATCCCGTCCCCGAGCGAAGAACTCAAGAACCAGCTGCTGTAGGCTGGCTCTAAACGCCTTTTTGAGGAGTTGAACATGCCGTACCATTCTGACGAACCGAAACAGCGGGTCATCCAGGAATATGTTCCGGGCAAGCAGGTCACGCTCGCGCATGTGATCGCCAGCCCCCAGAAAGGCATCTACCTGAAGCTAGGCCTGGATAACGACACGGCCGGAGCCATCGGCATCATGACCATCACCCCCAGCGAGGGCGTGATCATCGCCGCGGACGTGGCCACCAAGGCCGCCGCCGTGGACATCGGGTTTCTGGACCGCTTCGGCGGCTCCCTGCTGTTCACGGGCGACGTGGCCAGCGTGGAGGCCTCGCTTCGGGCCGTTCTCGACTACTTCGAAAACACGCTTCACTACACCTCGGTGGAGCTGACCCGTTCCTAGGAACACTGGCGCGGCCATGAAGAAGATGATGTTCATCGGAGAAACCCGGGTGGGGAAGAGCAGCCTGATCAGGGCGCTCTCGGGCGAGGAGTTTTCCTCCCACCGGGCCATGGCCGTGGAATACTTCGGGCAGTACATCAACACCCCGGGGGAATTCCTGGAGAACAGCTGGTTTTACAACGCGCTCATCACTTCTTCTGCTGACTGCGACATCCTCGCCATGGTACAAGACGCCACCCGCAGCAGCAGTCTTTTTCCTCCCCTGTTCGCGCCCATCTTCAACCGCAAGGTTGTGGGCGTGATCACCAAGGTGGACGATCCGGCAGCCAACACCGAACGGGCAGAGCGGTTCCTCAACAGTGCCGGTGCCCGTGAAGTCGTCCACACAAGTGTCAGAACCGGAACAGGACTCGATACGCTCCGGGAGATGCTACGGTAGCCTCCAAACACCAGCTCCAGAAATGGGGAGGAAAAAGAAAATGGAAAGGCCCGCGTTATGCGGGCCTTTTTGTTTTTGGGCTCATCGTTCGCCGTTGCTGCTCTGTGGTCTAAAACGGTATGCCGTTTGTCGTTCTCATGATGGTTTTGTCCACATTGGATTTCTTTTCCCATTCGGCGAAGTCCTCCAAAATATTTTTCGCACCTGCCCCTGTTATTTCCGCTCCCGGATTGTCAAACTGGACATAGGCACACTCATTGTAAAGTTTCTTGAACTCCATGGTTTCTACCTTTGCAGGTTCGGCGGGATGGAAAGTATACCAGTACATAACCACTATGAGTCCGGCCAGGTGTGGTTCAATTTCGACATAATATACCTTTCCCGCCTCCAGTTCAGCATCCATAAAGCGTGAAAGGGTTCCAAAGCTTTGGAAACTGTGTTTTCCTGGTTCGGTTACATAGGCAATTTTTTCATTGGCAGTCAGAGTCCCCACCATACGTACTGTTCCGTTTTGAAGATCGTAAATTCGTGAAGGGTGGTATGTTGCCCAGTTGGAGGGGCGCATAAAGACAACAACAGCCTTGTCTGAGTCTACAAGATACTGGTCAATGTTGCCGCCGATTTTTTTCATATGGGATGCGCAGCCGCCTAAGAGTACAAGTGAAATGAGAAAGAGTAGCACTTTTTTCATATTCCCCACCCATGTTTGATTGTTCAAGTAATATTGATTTATGCAGGGCTTCCTACATTCAGGTTGGTGTCCCGTCAATGAAGGAAAAATATATGAAATATATGCTCATAGGTCGCTTTCAGGTTTCGCCCTGAAGGCGACTTACTTTTTTGCTGGCGCAGAAAAAAGTAAGCAAAAACTGCGCTTGCTCTTGTCCGACCCGCGGACGCCCTCAGCAAGAGCAGCAAAATCGCCCTTCGGGAAATTCAGATTCGCTTCGCTCAGTTGAATTTCTGATCCTCCGGACTATTTGAGCAGCTCTAGGCTTCGGCCTATTGAGCGGGGTGCGAGTGTCCTCATTTTCCTGTGGCTCCCACCAAATATGTACCACCTGTTAGTTGGCAGTTAGGACATTCGGCAATCGTTCGCCGCCTCCCTTGCTCCCTCTCCTTAAACTGGTTCTCAAAACAGGTAGCGTGTTCGTACTCCGGATATTGGCCGGAGGCCATTGTCGCCTTTCCGCACCGCCTTGATTCAATTCACATATGAATAGTATGTACTGGTAAATCTCAACCGCTCCAAAGGACCACGCATGGACACCTTCGACTCTGCCGCCTATCTCCGGAAACTGAACCTGTCTGACCCTGTCGAGCCAACGGTCGACACCCTGCGCGCCCTCCAGCACGCCCAGTTCCACACCATCCCCTTCGAGAACTTCGATATCCACCTGGGTCGGGGCGTCGACCTCGACCCGGAGCACCAATTCGACAAGCTCGTGCACCTTCCCCGGGGCGGCTACTGCTTCGAGCTCAACGGCCTGTTCCTCCGGGCGTTGCGTGCCTTCGGTTTTGAGGCCCGCGCGCTGCTGGCCCGGGTCCACCTGACAGGCACGCCTTCCGGCCGGGGGCACCAGATCTCACTGATCGAAACGGATGGGCGGCAGTGGATCGCGGACGTTGGCTTCGGCAAGGACACCCCGCGCGGCCCCATGCCGCTGGAGCTGGGCGCGGTGCGGAAATTCAACGGGGTGGAGTACCGCCTGGGCGACGGCGGGGTCTTCGGGACCATGCTCCAGAAATTCACGGAAGGCGAATGGCGCAACCTCTACAGCTTTGACATGGAGCACGTCTGCCCGGCCGACATCGACTACGGCAACCACTATGTCTCCACCAGCCCGCGCACCTTCTTCACCCAGGCCCGCGTGGCCATGCGCCCGCTCGAGGACGGCATGATCACCCTGTACAACCATCGGCTGACCGTGACCCGCCACAACCGGGAAGAGAAACACGAGCTTCCCGAAGGGCAGGGGTATCTGGACGCCCTGAAGACGCACTTCGGCATTGAACTCGACGCACCGTATGCGGCGTTGAAGCCGGTTGCGCGGGAAGGATGAACCGACCCTCCAGCCCCGGGAGCTTGCCGTGCTGAATTGTTTTCGGTTTCCCTTTTCGCCGCCCAGAAACGGCTGCCCTAAATCCTATGGCACCGGAAGGTCGGAGCTTTTTATTTTCGCAAACGAACATTTTCGCCGGGCGCAAAGAACTTTGTGGTGCAAAAACATAATTTAGTGTTCATTTGTCGACATTCTCCGTGATTTATCCTAATTTCGGACAGCGAATCGAAAACCTGAACCCAAGGGATGCTCGAATGAAGAAACTGATCAATGAAGTGGAAAACGTGGTCAAGGAACAGCTCGAAGGCATGGCGCTCGCCCATCCTGAACTGACTGTCAAAATCGATCCCCATTACATTACCCGCTCGGATTCTCCGGTGAAGGGCAAGGTCGCCATCGTTTCCGGCGGCGGCTCGGGCCACGAGCCCATGCACGGCGGTTTCGTGGGCAAGGGCATGCTCGACGGCGCCTGCCCGGGCGAGGTCTTCACCTCCCCGACCCCGGACCAGATGTACGAGTGCGCCAAGGCCGTGGACAGCGGCGCGGGCGTCCTGTTCATCGTCAAGAACTACACCGGCGACGTCATGAACTTCGAGGCGGCAGCCGAACTGGCCGCCAGCGAAGGCATCAAGGTTCAGAACATCCTCATCGACGACGACGTGGCCGTAAAGGACAGCCTCTACACCGCGGGCCGCCGTGGCGTGGGCACCACCGTGCTGGCCGAAAAGATCGTGGGCGCTGCCGCCGAGGCCGGCTACAGCCTGGAGCAGTGCTCCGACCTGTGCCGCAAGGTGAACCAGTACGGCCGCTCCTTTGGCGTGGCCCTGACCTCCTGCACCGTTCCCGCCGCTGGCAAGCCGACTTTCGAACTGGGCGAGGGCGAAGTGGAAATGGGCATCGGCATCCATGGCGAGCCCGGAACCCACCGCATGCCCATCAAGTCCGCCGACGAGATGACCCAGTACGCCGCAGAACAGATCATCGATGACCCGGCCTACACCCGCACCGTGCGCGAGTGGGACGGCGAGCAGTGGGCGGACAAGCAGCTCACGGACGAACCGTTCAAGAGCGGCGACAAGGTCATCGCCTTTGTCAACAGCATGGGCGGCACCCCGGTTTCCGAACTCTACGCCGTGTACAGGAAGCTGGACGAAGTCTGCAAGGCCAAGGGCCTGACCATTGTCCGCAACCTCGTCGGCCCCTACATCACCTCCCTGGAAATGCAGGGCTTCTCCATCACCCTGCTCAAGGTGGATGACGAGATGCTCAAGTTCTGGGACGCCCCGGCCTCCACTCCCGGCTTTGTCCGCTAGGGCGCCGGGACCAAAAAACGACCAACCCACGGGCGCGGGCAACCGCGCCGCGCCCGTGTTTTCCCATCTCTGAACGGTTGACGCGGGGCAGGCCCTGTGTTCATCATCTTCAACAAGAAGACAACGCCCGCAACGGGTCAACCTCCCAAGGAGCAATACAGTGTCCATGAACAAGGCCCAACTCGTCACCTGGCTCGGCAAGCTCAACGACGTCTATGCCGAAAAAAAGGAATATCTCACGGAACTGGACGCCGCCATCGGCGACGCCGACCACGGCATCAACATGAACCGGGGCTTCGGCAAGGTCATGGAAAAGCTGCCCACCGTGGAGGACAAGGACATCGGCACCATCCTCAAGACCGTGGGCATGACCCTCATGTCCAGCGTGGGCGGGGCCAGCGGTCCGCTCTACGGCACCTTCTGGATGAAGGGCGGCATGCTGCTGGGCGGCAAGGAAGAGCTGACCCCCGATGACTTCGTGAAGTTCATCGAGGCCGGTGTGGGCGGCATCCTGCAGCGCGGACGCCCCGAACTGGGCGACAAGACCATGTACGACCTCTGGGCCCCGGCGCTGGAAGCCATGAAGGACGAGGCCGGCAACGCCACCGAGGTTATCGCCGTGGTGGAAGCCGCCCTGCCCGTGGCCGAAAAGGCCCTGGCCGACACCATTCCCCTGCAGGCCCGGAAGGGCCGAGCCAGCTACCTGGGCGAGCGCAGCATCGGCCACCAGGACCCGGGGGCCACGTCATCC of Salidesulfovibrio onnuriiensis contains these proteins:
- the dhaK gene encoding dihydroxyacetone kinase subunit DhaK; protein product: MKKLINEVENVVKEQLEGMALAHPELTVKIDPHYITRSDSPVKGKVAIVSGGGSGHEPMHGGFVGKGMLDGACPGEVFTSPTPDQMYECAKAVDSGAGVLFIVKNYTGDVMNFEAAAELAASEGIKVQNILIDDDVAVKDSLYTAGRRGVGTTVLAEKIVGAAAEAGYSLEQCSDLCRKVNQYGRSFGVALTSCTVPAAGKPTFELGEGEVEMGIGIHGEPGTHRMPIKSADEMTQYAAEQIIDDPAYTRTVREWDGEQWADKQLTDEPFKSGDKVIAFVNSMGGTPVSELYAVYRKLDEVCKAKGLTIVRNLVGPYITSLEMQGFSITLLKVDDEMLKFWDAPASTPGFVR
- the dhaL gene encoding dihydroxyacetone kinase subunit DhaL codes for the protein MSMNKAQLVTWLGKLNDVYAEKKEYLTELDAAIGDADHGINMNRGFGKVMEKLPTVEDKDIGTILKTVGMTLMSSVGGASGPLYGTFWMKGGMLLGGKEELTPDDFVKFIEAGVGGILQRGRPELGDKTMYDLWAPALEAMKDEAGNATEVIAVVEAALPVAEKALADTIPLQARKGRASYLGERSIGHQDPGATSSYYMIETLRDVLAG